In a single window of the Actinomycetota bacterium genome:
- a CDS encoding glycosyltransferase family 2 protein, which translates to MQNNQMPIVSMGMPDSDDASKPLITTIIPTYRRPELLRRAIESVLSQTYPHFQVRIYDNASGDETAEVVAEYAKKDPRVKYHCHAENIGGLKNYNYGLEHVDTPFFSLLSDDDLVLPDFYEITLRGFKDFPDALFSAGTTINMTEEGHVLSASLASWEREGYFAPPDGLLQMLERGVPTWTSVLFRKEAIEKVGTLDADVGPPADYDFELRIAARFPIVITNKPCGIWVARPSSHTATSMGFDFFWPGWLKMIRNLTEDERIPFELRIRVECVLREELSRILFRIGVESIKRKNFGETYSTAGVLRSYFRLRWRALLLVIMGRAFEYLPPIYYLARFILSCRKLLRTIYRRFRDRWWMKEVGDAGNLQKQFGHYAKLL; encoded by the coding sequence AGGCCTGAACTTCTTCGGCGGGCCATAGAGAGTGTACTAAGTCAAACCTATCCACATTTTCAGGTGCGCATCTACGACAATGCCTCAGGTGATGAAACGGCAGAGGTCGTTGCTGAATATGCAAAGAAGGATCCCCGTGTCAAATATCACTGCCATGCTGAGAATATAGGGGGTTTGAAGAATTATAATTATGGACTGGAGCATGTCGATACGCCGTTTTTCTCCCTCCTCTCTGACGATGATCTCGTTCTGCCTGATTTTTATGAAATCACCCTGAGGGGGTTCAAAGACTTTCCAGACGCGCTTTTTTCTGCAGGGACTACTATCAATATGACTGAAGAAGGACATGTCTTGAGTGCCAGTTTGGCTTCTTGGGAGAGGGAGGGGTATTTCGCCCCCCCGGACGGCCTTCTCCAAATGTTGGAAAGAGGGGTTCCTACATGGACTAGTGTCCTGTTCCGCAAAGAAGCAATTGAAAAAGTTGGGACTCTTGATGCGGATGTGGGACCTCCAGCAGATTATGATTTTGAGTTGCGGATTGCCGCCCGGTTTCCCATTGTGATTACGAACAAGCCATGTGGTATTTGGGTGGCGCGCCCGTCATCTCATACTGCCACATCGATGGGCTTCGATTTTTTCTGGCCCGGCTGGCTCAAAATGATTCGTAACCTGACGGAAGATGAAAGAATTCCATTTGAATTAAGAATACGGGTCGAATGTGTGTTGAGAGAGGAGCTTAGCAGAATACTGTTTCGTATTGGGGTTGAATCCATCAAACGAAAGAACTTCGGGGAAACTTATAGTACTGCTGGAGTCCTTCGGAGCTACTTCCGTCTTAGATGGCGGGCACTTTTGCTTGTCATCATGGGTAGGGCCTTTGAGTATTTGCCCCCAATTTATTATCTAGCACGTTTTATACTTTCCTGTCGCAAGCTGTTGCGCACCATCTATCGAAGGTTTAGAGACAGGTGGTGGATGAAAGAAGTTGGCGATGCCGGGAATCTACAGAAACAGTTCGGCCATTATGCGAAACTATTATAG
- a CDS encoding ABC transporter ATP-binding protein/permease gives MFFKLVHYASEYLRINAIRRMLGAVDVRTSEITLLVALAAVFAVFEGLGISLLLPILQYAESGQTAITATGGGVWAGLHGFMEFVGLPVILPILLIMAFVPILMRQLVFYLNTWYSAVVAGRIGVRIRMKALDAVLDADPEFFTRQSAGHLVGIVVTQTVMAGHAIIAVIRQLSITFLMLLYIVILLALSVPLTMITLVFAVLVSIVVKSYIRKIRDFGVEAAEVTQEMIAKIVERIGMMRLVKLRHQKQSESKRIEEYSEKMRAISVKQARLGAMIEVTADPLLMLSAFATLYIGIDVLGMTLAQLGLLLFVLNRLNAKVKEFNAGRQAISMQMAGLLLVQEAISDAKISNTIRGGEIPFEGLSHDMVLSDVSFAYPEVRSEDGLVESAEKEVLRDISLTIPAGSFTAIVGRSGVGKSTLVELFPRLRDVTTGNITIDGTDIRQFQLGSLRRGIGYLTQDAMLFNDSVRENLTYGLGFNPTDEQLRTALEQAYATFVYNLPSGTETRLGDRGIRLSGGERQRIALARVLLSNCSVLILDEPTSALDSESEAYIQRALAELRGKKTIIVIAHRLATVIKADQLLVMEDGRIVERGTHEELMTCGATYQRLFETQLLG, from the coding sequence TTGTTCTTCAAACTAGTTCACTATGCAAGCGAATATCTGCGCATCAACGCAATTCGCCGGATGCTCGGTGCAGTCGACGTGCGAACCAGCGAGATTACTCTTCTAGTAGCGCTGGCAGCGGTCTTCGCGGTCTTCGAGGGTCTCGGAATCTCCCTGCTCCTCCCAATCCTTCAGTACGCTGAAAGCGGCCAGACAGCGATCACCGCAACGGGCGGGGGCGTGTGGGCAGGACTGCATGGGTTCATGGAGTTCGTCGGTCTGCCAGTCATCCTCCCGATCCTCCTAATCATGGCGTTTGTGCCCATTTTGATGAGGCAGCTAGTCTTCTATCTGAACACTTGGTACTCGGCGGTAGTCGCGGGCAGAATCGGCGTACGGATTCGGATGAAGGCGCTCGACGCGGTACTCGATGCCGACCCGGAGTTCTTCACGCGGCAATCCGCTGGACATCTCGTTGGAATCGTCGTCACACAGACGGTCATGGCTGGTCACGCTATCATCGCGGTCATCCGGCAACTTTCAATCACCTTCCTTATGCTGCTCTACATCGTGATTCTGCTCGCCCTTTCGGTTCCTCTGACGATGATAACGCTGGTCTTCGCGGTTCTAGTCTCCATCGTTGTCAAGTCCTATATCCGAAAGATTCGCGACTTCGGTGTTGAGGCAGCCGAGGTGACCCAGGAGATGATCGCCAAGATTGTTGAGCGCATCGGGATGATGCGCCTTGTGAAGCTCCGCCACCAGAAGCAGAGCGAGTCCAAGCGCATCGAAGAATACTCAGAGAAGATGCGCGCAATCAGCGTCAAGCAGGCCAGGCTCGGCGCGATGATCGAGGTGACCGCCGACCCGCTGCTCATGCTCTCGGCTTTCGCGACCCTGTACATCGGCATCGACGTTCTCGGTATGACACTCGCCCAGCTCGGCCTCCTGCTCTTCGTGCTCAACCGCCTGAACGCCAAGGTCAAGGAATTCAACGCAGGCCGCCAGGCCATCTCTATGCAAATGGCGGGACTACTGCTCGTGCAAGAGGCGATTTCAGACGCCAAAATATCCAACACCATCCGCGGTGGGGAGATTCCGTTCGAGGGACTTTCCCATGACATGGTGCTTTCTGACGTATCCTTCGCCTATCCCGAGGTACGATCGGAAGACGGCTTGGTGGAATCGGCAGAAAAAGAAGTCCTTCGCGACATCTCACTGACTATTCCTGCCGGCTCTTTCACAGCAATAGTGGGCCGGTCGGGAGTTGGAAAATCCACACTCGTAGAGCTATTTCCGCGCCTGCGAGATGTGACTACCGGCAACATCACAATAGACGGGACCGATATTCGTCAATTCCAACTCGGTTCGCTTAGACGGGGCATCGGGTACCTTACACAGGATGCAATGCTTTTCAACGACTCGGTCCGCGAGAACCTGACCTACGGCCTGGGTTTCAATCCCACTGATGAACAGCTACGCACCGCACTCGAACAGGCATACGCGACGTTCGTCTACAACTTGCCTTCGGGCACTGAGACCAGACTTGGGGACCGCGGCATTCGGCTCTCGGGCGGCGAGAGGCAACGCATCGCGCTCGCCCGCGTACTCCTCAGCAACTGCTCAGTGCTCATCCTCGACGAGCCGACAAGCGCCCTTGACTCCGAGTCTGAAGCATACATCCAGAGGGCCCTTGCCGAACTGCGCGGTAAAAAGACAATCATTGTGATAGCACACAGGTTAGCCACCGTGATCAAAGCCGATCAACTGCTCGTCATGGAAGACGGGCGGATCGTTGAGCGCGGAACGCACGAGGAGCTGATGACCTGTGGCGCGACGTACCAGCGACTGTTCGAGACGCAGCTACTGGGATAA